One genomic region from Haloterrigena gelatinilytica encodes:
- a CDS encoding DUF6339 family protein — MIDNRFLADERELTEEDLRPYLQPLGRSIDLSPVDERIKEIRADDEIDAQDSLIDAELAPTLHRTLDLTRNEAADAGLWHYLCVVRFPEFVHYRWDHVFDPESPDNMEEKFLKAGTDAYSNALHRIWWGAELTYEEGESGEAKDRDYSRTKQVLGFQELANDILDHDFARYIPVTHACGDLLCPDTLNEIKEESTYEDPPSNSNIASRTTTLLREELTVRRVEMMEKDDIVETIKDLRDDVMRQEAGWS, encoded by the coding sequence ATGATTGACAATCGATTCCTTGCGGACGAGCGTGAGCTCACGGAGGAGGATCTTCGTCCGTACTTACAGCCGCTAGGTCGTTCCATAGACCTAAGTCCGGTAGACGAGCGGATTAAGGAGATCCGTGCTGATGACGAGATCGACGCTCAGGACTCGCTTATTGACGCCGAGCTAGCGCCGACACTCCATCGGACTCTTGATCTGACACGCAACGAGGCGGCAGACGCCGGCCTGTGGCACTACCTCTGTGTCGTTCGGTTCCCGGAGTTCGTTCACTACCGGTGGGATCACGTCTTCGATCCGGAGAGCCCAGATAACATGGAGGAGAAGTTCTTAAAGGCCGGAACGGACGCCTACTCCAACGCACTGCACCGGATCTGGTGGGGTGCTGAGCTCACCTATGAGGAAGGTGAATCGGGAGAGGCCAAGGACCGGGACTACAGTAGAACGAAGCAAGTCCTCGGTTTCCAAGAACTCGCCAATGACATCCTGGACCACGACTTTGCACGGTACATCCCTGTTACGCACGCCTGTGGTGATCTCCTCTGTCCCGACACACTGAACGAGATTAAGGAAGAGAGTACGTACGAAGATCCACCGTCAAACAGTAATATTGCAAGCCGAACGACAACGCTACTCCGAGAGGAACTGACGGTTCGACGTGTCGAGATGATGGAAAAAGACGACATTGTGGAGACGATAAAGGATCTCCGTGACGACGTGATGCGTCAGGAGGCTGGCTGGTCGTAG
- a CDS encoding HNH endonuclease translates to MTPDQLRSIVPMFGGGTRYVETLDAILEFVEAHQPTTDELVGWHRGSFANVSSRESIMRRVSYLQQVGFLQQVDGQWVLNDAGREYVQQGDVATLLRIMCERNVGLRSLLYALSAGPMTLGEVSDQQLDTHPELGWSHGETDMARQRVNWLRSMGLVEERGDAYVLTDEGRSFVENAVAEWSGSNWTPATSDDGMSAGTYTTTIHARAVDPEFRATVISRHDRECPISGVDHPGLLDVAHVLSWSDYPEYRADLTNVLPLSKTHHAAFDRELFTIDRDYRLLVNPSFETQSELLQQTIIEQDGERVPLPEESLNPEYLAQHNASLAWV, encoded by the coding sequence ATGACTCCGGATCAACTTCGCAGCATTGTCCCGATGTTCGGTGGGGGAACGCGGTACGTTGAGACGTTAGACGCGATTCTTGAGTTCGTAGAGGCGCACCAGCCAACGACGGACGAACTCGTTGGATGGCATCGTGGGTCGTTTGCGAATGTGTCGAGTCGGGAGTCGATTATGCGGCGGGTGAGTTATCTGCAGCAGGTGGGCTTCTTGCAGCAGGTAGACGGTCAGTGGGTGCTGAATGATGCTGGTCGAGAGTACGTGCAGCAGGGTGATGTGGCGACGTTGCTTCGCATCATGTGTGAGCGGAACGTGGGGCTTCGGAGTCTGCTGTATGCGTTGTCTGCGGGGCCGATGACGCTCGGGGAGGTGAGTGACCAGCAGTTGGATACGCACCCGGAGTTGGGGTGGAGTCACGGGGAGACGGACATGGCGAGACAACGAGTGAATTGGTTGCGAAGCATGGGACTCGTTGAGGAGCGAGGTGACGCGTATGTGTTGACTGATGAGGGACGGTCGTTCGTCGAGAACGCTGTTGCAGAGTGGAGTGGCTCAAACTGGACGCCAGCGACGAGTGACGACGGGATGAGTGCTGGGACGTACACGACGACGATTCACGCTCGAGCGGTTGACCCTGAGTTCCGCGCGACAGTGATTTCTCGACATGACCGAGAGTGCCCGATCTCGGGTGTTGATCACCCCGGACTGCTGGACGTGGCGCACGTACTGTCGTGGAGTGACTACCCGGAGTACAGGGCGGATTTGACGAACGTACTCCCGTTGAGTAAGACGCATCACGCTGCGTTCGACCGGGAGCTGTTCACGATTGACCGGGACTACCGGCTACTCGTGAATCCGTCCTTCGAGACGCAAAGCGAGTTATTGCAGCAAACGATTATTGAGCAAGACGGTGAGCGAGTCCCGCTTCCTGAGGAGAGTCTGAATCCGGAGTACCTTGCGCAGCACAACGCGTCACTTGCGTGGGTATAG
- a CDS encoding DUF7511 domain-containing protein: MTVNETPIPDDEQAAAMPLELLTDDEDVWTAVPADATGDERVTKWLSVDVDTLCDLEEWQ; encoded by the coding sequence ATGACGGTAAACGAGACCCCCATCCCCGACGACGAGCAGGCCGCAGCGATGCCGCTCGAGTTGCTCACCGACGACGAGGACGTCTGGACGGCCGTCCCGGCCGACGCTACCGGTGACGAGCGCGTGACCAAGTGGCTCTCGGTCGACGTCGACACGCTGTGCGATCTCGAGGAGTGGCAGTAA
- a CDS encoding geranylgeranylglycerol-phosphate geranylgeranyltransferase yields MTAGETGRGLLELTRPVNVVAASVLPFIGAFVAGGVVDQPFRVATAVAATALAVGAGNAINDYFDREIDRINQPDRPIPRGAVSPRGALAFSLGCFGAAVALAVTLPPAALAIAGINLVALVAYTEVFKGLPGVGNALVAYLVGSAFLFGAAAVGDMAPAAVLFLLSAITTLTREIIKDVEDVEGDREEGLNTLPIAIGERRALYVATGLLAIGAAASPLPYVLLEDFGVAYLVVVGPAVAVMCYAAYESFSDPTAGQGHLKYGMFLAALAFIVGRAAAMPAVL; encoded by the coding sequence ATGACAGCAGGCGAGACGGGCCGCGGACTCCTCGAGTTGACGCGGCCGGTGAACGTGGTCGCGGCGAGCGTCTTGCCCTTCATCGGCGCGTTCGTCGCGGGCGGGGTCGTCGATCAGCCGTTCCGGGTCGCGACGGCGGTCGCCGCCACGGCGCTCGCGGTCGGCGCCGGCAACGCGATCAACGACTACTTCGATCGGGAGATCGACCGGATCAACCAGCCCGACAGGCCGATTCCCCGCGGAGCGGTGAGTCCGCGCGGCGCGCTCGCGTTCAGTCTCGGCTGCTTCGGCGCGGCCGTCGCGCTCGCGGTGACGCTCCCGCCGGCGGCGCTGGCCATCGCGGGGATCAACCTCGTCGCGCTGGTGGCGTACACGGAGGTCTTCAAGGGGCTGCCGGGAGTCGGGAACGCGCTGGTCGCCTACCTCGTCGGGAGTGCGTTCCTCTTCGGGGCCGCCGCGGTGGGCGACATGGCGCCCGCGGCCGTCCTCTTCCTGCTCTCGGCGATCACGACGCTGACGCGAGAGATCATCAAGGACGTCGAGGACGTCGAGGGCGACCGCGAGGAGGGGCTCAACACGCTCCCGATCGCCATCGGGGAGCGCCGCGCGCTGTACGTCGCGACGGGGCTGCTCGCGATCGGCGCCGCGGCGAGCCCGCTCCCGTACGTCCTCCTCGAGGACTTCGGGGTCGCGTACCTGGTCGTGGTGGGTCCGGCCGTCGCCGTGATGTGTTATGCGGCCTACGAGAGTTTCTCGGATCCGACGGCGGGACAGGGACATCTCAAGTACGGGATGTTTCTCGCCGCGCTGGCGTTTATCGTGGGGCGGGCGGCGGCGATGCCCGCCGTGCTCTGA
- a CDS encoding RAD55 family ATPase yields the protein MYDLADVLPDADIEPGTNLLIAGPPLTGKREIAFDILASGANRGNGSIVVTTKDSADKVLETFTGSLEAGVDPDVGIVDCVTKQRGIGTVDDDPRIKYASSPVDMTGIGIKLSEFLQEFYEGHGLTENRVLLHSVSTLLMYSDLQTVFRFLHVFTGRIQSADAMGLYVIDSTAHDDQTMNTLKQLFDAVIELEEPADGEEPEIRTAGLSS from the coding sequence ATGTATGACCTCGCAGATGTCCTCCCGGACGCCGACATCGAGCCCGGGACGAACCTGCTCATTGCGGGCCCGCCACTGACGGGAAAGCGCGAGATCGCCTTCGACATCCTCGCCAGCGGCGCCAACCGTGGTAACGGTTCGATCGTCGTTACGACCAAAGACAGCGCCGACAAGGTTCTCGAGACGTTCACCGGCTCGCTCGAGGCGGGCGTCGATCCGGACGTCGGGATCGTCGACTGCGTCACGAAACAGCGCGGGATCGGCACCGTCGACGACGATCCGCGGATCAAGTACGCCTCCTCGCCGGTCGACATGACCGGTATCGGGATTAAACTCTCGGAGTTCCTTCAGGAATTTTACGAGGGCCACGGCCTGACCGAGAACCGCGTGCTGTTACACTCGGTGTCGACGCTGCTGATGTACTCCGACCTCCAGACCGTGTTCCGGTTCCTCCACGTCTTCACGGGCCGGATCCAGAGCGCCGACGCCATGGGGCTGTACGTCATCGACTCGACGGCCCACGACGACCAGACCATGAACACGCTCAAACAGCTGTTCGACGCCGTCATCGAACTCGAGGAGCCGGCCGACGGCGAGGAACCCGAGATTCGAACCGCCGGCCTCTCGAGTTGA